ATATTTGTGAACCTCAGGAACTGGGGGGATAGCACGGTAATTCTACTTTCGTGGGAAAGTACCAGCCCGTGAAGTAAAAATCCTCGACCTCTTACAGGTCGAGGTAGTTCAATCAACAAAATTAAGTAAAAATATTTAATTGAATAATGATAGTAAACCAATCTACCACAAAAACAGTTAATCAAATTATCCCAATTGTTATCAGCAGCAATGCAGAAATAACCTACATCAGTGTTGTGCAACTGAATTACAGACTATTTGAAAATATATTTAATTCAGTAACCCAATAACTATTTCCATGAATAAAACAAGATGCTCATGGGCAACAGATGTTGAAGAGATTTACATAAGATATCACGATGAAGAATGGGGAATTCCAACACATGACGACAGGGAACTATTTGAAATGCTCGTTTTAGAATCATTTCAGGCAGGACTTTCTTGGATAACAATATTGAAGAAACGTGGAAACTTTAGAAAAGCTTTTGATGACTTTGATGTTGAAAAAGTGGCCGAATATGGTGAAGACAAGGTAAATGAACTTAGAGAGAATGCAGGAATAATTCGCCACAATGGAAAAATTGCATCTGCAATCAGTAATGCAAAGGTTTTTATTGACATTCAAAAAGAATTCGGAAGTTTTGACAATTACATCTGGAGATTTACCGACGGAAAAATCATTAAAGGCGAATATTTGACAGAATCCGAGTTGTCTCAAAAAATATCCAAAGATTTGAAAAAACGTGGAATGAAATTTGTAGGTCCGACAATAATCTATTCATATCTCGAGTCAATAGGAATCATAGACAACCATCAGGAAAATTGCTTCAAATTTTAACATTAACGTTTGAAATATTAATTTTTGGACTCAAATTAAAAAAGAGATATATATCCCAAATGAAAAATCAGATGAAATTTCATCATGCTTGATGTTAATGTAAACAAGACACGAATTTAATCAATTGATTAACAAAAACCTGTAAAAATATAATGCCTAAAGTTAATTAAAATAGAGAGTCCGAAGAGTAAAAAAATATGACTCCGTAAATCCAATAGAAAATAGCATTATTATCCTTTAACAAACACATATTACAAAAAAAATAAAGAGGTAATCCAATGTCAGACATACAAAAAATAGATGACTTTTTAGAAAGGGCAGAAGTTTTTTATTTTGCCACTACAATAGGCGATCAGCCAAAATGCAGACCATTTGGTTACCATTACCTTGAAGATGGAAAAATTTATTTCACATCAGCTACCTTTAAGGACGTATTCAAACAAATACAAGCAAATCCTAAAGTAGAAATAGCTGCATATGATGGAGATAAATTTTTAAGATATTACGGAACCGCAAAAATAGTAAAAAATGATAGAGTTGTTCAAAGAGCATTCGAAGAACTGCCTGAGCTAAAGGAAATCTTTGAAAAATTTAACTTTGAACTAGGTGTTTTCTATATTGACAATGCCACTGCGGAAATAAGAAATGAAATGAGTATTGAAGAAAGTTATACATTTAAATATTAACATCTATAACAATCAAATCTCATTTACAAATTGATGAAATTTAGGAACGTAATTTTCTAATTTCATCTAAATTTTGTTCAATAAACTGTTTATAATTAGGGTTAGCTAAGGTCCTAAACTGTTTTTTTCCACTTTTTTGATAAGCTTCATCCATTAAAGTCTGCAAAACTTCAATATCACTATTTAAAATAAAATCCAATTTATTTTTATGGTCGTCATTTAAGTTTTGCAAACGAGGAACGATTTTTGATTCGAATTTGCTTACAAGATTAGTATTTCTTTTTGCCATTCTTTCCAAAACAAATGCTGGAACCATTGAAAAAAGATGTTCAAATGCAAGCACATCATCGCAGGTAATCTCATTACTCATAGTATCACCATAATTATTTCTAGTTACATTGATTTGTACAATAACATATAATAACTTTACTGTTATTTTAAGAAAATAGGGAACAATAATAATTTTAATAACCTTTAAAAAAATAATTTTAATAGAGGTGAAAAAAATGTCAGATATTGAAAAAGTAGACGAAATGTTAACAAAAGCTGAAGTATTCTATCTTGCGACTGTAAATGAAAACAAACCAAAAGTAAGGCCATTAGGATTCCACTTACTTTATGAAGACAAAATTTACTTTGGAGTTGGAACTTTCAAAGAAGTTTACAAACAACTGGAAGCAAATCAGTTCACAGAAATTGCTGCCTGGGACGGAGAACATTTCTTAAGATATTATGGTGAAGCAGTCCTTGAAAAAAATGAGGATGTAGTTGAAAAAGCATTTGAACTCATGCCTGAAATAGCTGAAACATACAAAGCTAACAACTGGGAAATGGGCGTATTCTACCTTGACAAGGCAACAGCAGAAATTAGAAACATGATGGCTGTTGAAGAAACTTATACCTTTGAATATTAATGCTTGCAAACATTAATATTCTCTTTTTATTTTTAAAAACTATTCTTCCAGCAATATTATATGTTTTGGATCCACCTTCAAATATTGCGGAACTTCAAAATCATGACAATGAATATCTTTTTCGACTTTCCACCATAAACCGTTTTCCAGTGTTATTTCCCATTCGAAAGGCATTTCCAGTTTAATTGAATTTGTAGTATCAAGCACATTAACATCATCTTTTTCAGCGGCAGCAAAATTATGAGCTCTTATTCCAATGTGAGTGATGTTAGGTGAAATCTTTTCAGATGTCTCAAAAGTAACTCCCCAATCCACGGATTTCAGATGAAAATCATCAATGACTTCAACTTCAGAAATATTTTTACATCCTGTAAGTCTTGCAACTTGAACCTTTTTCGGATTTTCAAATAACTCATGAGTATCTCCTTTTGCGATTACCTTACCCCGATCCAATATTATGAGCTCATCACAAAACTGGAATACTTCATCACGGTCATGAGTAACCAAAACAGAAAACCCGTCGAAATCTTTAAGTGAATTTACAAGTTCGAGACGTAACTGTTCTTTTAAAAAAGTGTCCATAGCGCTAAAGGGTTCATCCAATAATATTACATCC
The sequence above is a segment of the Methanobrevibacter sp. genome. Coding sequences within it:
- a CDS encoding DNA-3-methyladenine glycosylase I, whose amino-acid sequence is MNKTRCSWATDVEEIYIRYHDEEWGIPTHDDRELFEMLVLESFQAGLSWITILKKRGNFRKAFDDFDVEKVAEYGEDKVNELRENAGIIRHNGKIASAISNAKVFIDIQKEFGSFDNYIWRFTDGKIIKGEYLTESELSQKISKDLKKRGMKFVGPTIIYSYLESIGIIDNHQENCFKF
- a CDS encoding pyridoxamine 5'-phosphate oxidase family protein — protein: MSDIEKVDEMLTKAEVFYLATVNENKPKVRPLGFHLLYEDKIYFGVGTFKEVYKQLEANQFTEIAAWDGEHFLRYYGEAVLEKNEDVVEKAFELMPEIAETYKANNWEMGVFYLDKATAEIRNMMAVEETYTFEY
- a CDS encoding sulfate/molybdate ABC transporter ATP-binding protein is translated as MGNKLLKVNILKKLKEFDLEVDFELKKGCLGILGPSGCGKSMTLKSIAGIVDPDEGIVSLTADEETVYFDSKNKVNLKPQKRNVGYLFQNYALFPNMTVEENVACGLPKNHDDKIVSDMIKRFHLEGLEDRYPRQLSGGQQQRVALARILAYGPDVILLDEPFSAMDTFLKEQLRLELVNSLKDFDGFSVLVTHDRDEVFQFCDELIILDRGKVIAKGDTHELFENPKKVQVARLTGCKNISEVEVIDDFHLKSVDWGVTFETSEKISPNITHIGIRAHNFAAAEKDDVNVLDTTNSIKLEMPFEWEITLENGLWWKVEKDIHCHDFEVPQYLKVDPKHIILLEE
- a CDS encoding pyridoxamine 5'-phosphate oxidase family protein — encoded protein: MSDIQKIDDFLERAEVFYFATTIGDQPKCRPFGYHYLEDGKIYFTSATFKDVFKQIQANPKVEIAAYDGDKFLRYYGTAKIVKNDRVVQRAFEELPELKEIFEKFNFELGVFYIDNATAEIRNEMSIEESYTFKY